In Streptomyces sp. NBC_01426, one genomic interval encodes:
- a CDS encoding class I SAM-dependent methyltransferase: MTVRLLEPARTWQADPYADALRSGQGPLFLRRGDGWLLPLDVERWCAEPDTADDTVLDRCRGPVLDVGCGPGRLVAALARRGHTALGVDVTPAAVERTVRAGGSALCRSVFDPLPREGRWGAVLLIDGNIGIGGDPAALLRRAAELTAPDGALFVEVVGADVDERVEVHVDDGQGGRGAPFRWARLGTRALCAAAEGAGWSRADSWQAAGRHFVRLGR; this comes from the coding sequence ATGACCGTCCGGCTCCTGGAACCCGCCCGCACCTGGCAGGCCGACCCGTACGCCGACGCGCTGCGCTCGGGCCAGGGGCCCCTGTTCCTGCGGCGCGGCGACGGTTGGCTGTTGCCCCTGGACGTCGAACGCTGGTGCGCGGAGCCGGACACGGCCGACGACACCGTCCTGGACCGCTGCCGGGGCCCGGTCCTCGACGTGGGCTGCGGCCCGGGCCGGCTGGTCGCCGCGCTCGCCCGCAGGGGACACACGGCGCTCGGCGTGGACGTCACCCCGGCCGCCGTGGAGCGCACCGTACGGGCGGGCGGCAGCGCCCTGTGCCGGTCGGTGTTCGACCCGCTGCCCCGCGAGGGTCGCTGGGGCGCGGTGCTGCTCATCGACGGCAACATCGGGATCGGCGGCGATCCCGCGGCCCTGCTGCGCCGGGCGGCCGAACTCACGGCTCCCGACGGGGCCCTGTTCGTCGAGGTGGTCGGCGCCGACGTGGACGAACGCGTCGAGGTCCACGTCGACGACGGTCAGGGCGGGCGGGGGGCGCCCTTCCGGTGGGCCAGGCTCGGTACCCGCGCCCTGTGCGCGGCGGCGGAGGGCGCGGGCTGGAGCCGGGCCGACAGCTGGCAGGCGGCGGGCCGGCACTTCGTGCGGCTGGGGCGCTGA
- a CDS encoding TIGR04282 family arsenosugar biosynthesis glycosyltransferase yields MSTLLVIAKAPVAGRVKTRLTPHFTPDQAAELACAALRDTLAAVLATPARRRILVLDGEAGPWLPDGIDVRRQCAGTLDARLAAAFALAGGPALLIGMDTPQVTPELLRQGLDFTDTDAWFGPADDGGFWALGLAAPDPDLLRGVPMSVPHTGAVQRRRLTAAGLAVRDLPELCDVDTPKDAARVAAAAPGTRFAALHADLCAVTR; encoded by the coding sequence GTGAGCACGCTCCTCGTCATCGCCAAAGCGCCCGTGGCCGGGCGGGTGAAGACCCGGCTGACCCCGCACTTCACCCCCGATCAGGCCGCCGAGCTGGCGTGCGCCGCGCTCCGTGACACCCTCGCCGCCGTCCTCGCGACCCCGGCGCGACGGCGGATCCTGGTCCTGGACGGGGAGGCCGGCCCCTGGCTGCCGGACGGCATCGACGTCCGGCGGCAGTGCGCGGGGACCCTCGACGCCCGCCTCGCCGCGGCTTTCGCCCTGGCGGGCGGACCGGCCCTGCTCATCGGGATGGACACCCCTCAGGTCACCCCGGAGCTGCTCCGGCAGGGGCTCGACTTCACGGACACGGACGCCTGGTTCGGGCCCGCGGACGACGGGGGCTTCTGGGCGCTGGGGCTCGCCGCCCCGGACCCGGACCTGTTGCGCGGCGTCCCGATGTCCGTGCCGCACACCGGCGCGGTGCAGCGGCGGCGGCTGACGGCCGCGGGGCTGGCCGTGCGGGACCTGCCCGAGCTGTGTGACGTGGACACCCCGAAGGACGCGGCTCGTGTCGCGGCCGCCGCGCCGGGCACCCGGTTCGCGGCCCTGCACGCCGACCTGTGCGCGGTGACGCGATGA
- a CDS encoding Mbeg1-like protein, with product MSDPFEQQTANALAAAPPVILAAGPRELPAEAPPKPDAEWQLPHGTAWVYLANSKHGLVRPIILADGFNSGPSTLEFSWAALETRNHPLISSLRNAGRDVILLGFKERSASILVNAQAAAAAILRAIAERLGEEPLVVGGFSMGGLVTRYALAKMETEDIDHQTSLYFSWDSPHRGAYIPLALQAFAHYIRKLNPRFSDQMNSPAARQLLRWHIESWEDTPVVSQERTDFLAALESVGQWPRRPRRIALANGVGTGLGNGIPAGATAVKGKGLGITGTDLRTQPTGTDSLAATLRVITSQKAEVHAPGLPDVDGAPGGTLEGFGILADALNKIIGLGVDHPIRSHCFVPAVSAVDVRDIDTRADLYVNIDDLPPEESGFDEFVLASGNEEHTKITAELGTWLIERLP from the coding sequence ATGAGCGACCCGTTCGAGCAGCAGACCGCCAACGCCCTGGCCGCGGCCCCGCCCGTCATCCTGGCCGCCGGCCCCCGCGAACTCCCCGCCGAGGCGCCGCCGAAGCCGGACGCCGAGTGGCAACTGCCCCACGGCACGGCGTGGGTGTACCTCGCCAACAGCAAGCACGGCCTGGTCAGGCCGATCATCCTGGCCGACGGGTTCAACTCGGGCCCCAGCACCCTGGAATTCTCCTGGGCGGCCCTGGAGACCCGCAACCACCCGCTGATCAGCTCCCTGCGCAATGCGGGCCGGGACGTCATCCTGCTCGGATTCAAGGAGCGCAGCGCCTCGATCCTGGTCAACGCGCAGGCGGCCGCGGCCGCGATCCTGCGCGCCATCGCCGAGCGGCTCGGCGAAGAGCCCCTCGTCGTCGGCGGCTTCAGCATGGGCGGCCTGGTCACCCGCTACGCCCTGGCCAAGATGGAGACCGAGGACATCGACCACCAGACCTCCCTCTACTTCTCGTGGGACAGCCCGCACCGCGGCGCGTACATTCCCCTCGCGCTCCAGGCGTTCGCGCACTACATCCGCAAGCTGAACCCGCGGTTCTCCGACCAGATGAACAGCCCGGCCGCCCGGCAGCTCCTGCGCTGGCACATCGAGTCGTGGGAGGACACCCCCGTCGTCAGCCAGGAGCGGACCGACTTCCTGGCCGCCCTGGAGAGCGTGGGCCAATGGCCCCGGCGGCCCCGCAGGATCGCCCTCGCCAACGGCGTCGGAACCGGCCTCGGCAACGGCATCCCCGCCGGAGCCACCGCCGTCAAGGGCAAGGGGCTGGGCATCACCGGCACCGATCTGCGCACCCAGCCGACGGGCACCGACTCCCTCGCGGCCACGCTGCGGGTCATCACCTCGCAGAAGGCCGAGGTCCACGCCCCGGGCCTGCCCGATGTCGACGGCGCACCCGGCGGCACCCTGGAGGGCTTCGGGATCCTCGCCGACGCACTGAACAAGATCATCGGCCTCGGTGTGGACCACCCGATCCGCAGTCACTGCTTCGTACCGGCCGTCAGCGCGGTCGACGTGCGCGACATCGACACCCGCGCGGACCTGTACGTGAACATCGACGACCTCCCGCCGGAGGAGAGCGGGTTCGACGAGTTCGTCCTGGCCTCCGGGAACGAGGAGCACACCAAGATCACCGCAGAGCTCGGCACCTGGTTGATCGAGCGGCTCCCGTAG
- a CDS encoding GNAT family N-acetyltransferase gives MEPRVVDRPEKSRYEILAGDDATETAGFAEYFLSEGEIAFIHTETEPRFAGQGLGGLLARGALDDVRARELDVLPYCPFIRGWIGKHPEYTDLVPEGRRAQFGL, from the coding sequence ATGGAACCACGAGTGGTGGACCGCCCCGAGAAGTCCCGGTACGAGATCCTCGCCGGAGACGACGCCACCGAGACGGCCGGCTTCGCCGAGTACTTCCTCTCGGAGGGCGAGATCGCCTTCATCCACACCGAGACGGAGCCCCGCTTCGCCGGTCAGGGCCTGGGCGGCCTGCTCGCCCGCGGCGCCCTCGACGACGTCCGGGCCCGCGAGCTGGACGTCCTTCCGTACTGCCCCTTCATCCGGGGATGGATCGGCAAGCACCCGGAGTACACGGACCTCGTTCCCGAGGGGCGCCGGGCACAGTTCGGCCTCTGA
- a CDS encoding glycosyltransferase 87 family protein, whose amino-acid sequence MNPRTALASAALAALVTALVLTVRYDGVFTDPVGLFARYAVCWLLFGLALAALRRVPAERVVALVLAGAVAVTVAGLVAPPRTSTDSYRYAWDGRVQSAGISPYDHAPRDAALARLRDPWLFPTGASCTGPDLVPLSRAGAAPHCTRINRPGVHTIYPPVAEAYFLAVDRLSPQGVRHKAFQVGGALISLGVTGALLAILRRRGCDLRRVAYWAWCPAVTVEAVNNAHVDVLGTLLAVVGLGLVASRATGRRAGGGLLLGAAVATKLLPAIVLPGALSGVRRVRDAAVVLLPAAAFTALSYLPYVLLSQGSVLGYLGGYVQEEGYEDPASGSRYALLRLVLPDSWAFPVLLVAVAGVCVHVMWRGDPRRPWSGALTVVGWSFVLLTPGYSWYALLLIALVALDGRWEWLGVALAGAAVYVLAPVFDHRAALSNVAYGAAVALVLAGTLLRRRTSAAPRQGLPSPVRGGGGRRRPRRDP is encoded by the coding sequence GTGAACCCGCGTACCGCCCTCGCCTCCGCCGCCCTCGCCGCCCTCGTGACGGCGCTCGTCCTCACCGTGCGGTACGACGGTGTCTTCACCGACCCGGTCGGCCTGTTCGCCCGGTACGCCGTCTGCTGGCTCCTGTTCGGCCTCGCCCTGGCGGCGCTGCGGCGCGTCCCGGCCGAGCGCGTGGTGGCGCTGGTCCTCGCCGGGGCGGTCGCCGTCACCGTGGCCGGGCTGGTCGCGCCGCCCCGGACGAGCACCGACTCGTACCGTTACGCGTGGGACGGCCGGGTCCAGTCCGCCGGGATCTCGCCGTACGACCACGCGCCGCGCGATGCGGCGCTCGCGCGGCTGCGCGATCCGTGGCTCTTCCCCACGGGGGCCTCCTGCACCGGCCCGGACCTCGTCCCCCTCTCCCGCGCGGGCGCCGCGCCCCACTGCACGCGCATCAACCGGCCCGGCGTCCACACCATCTACCCGCCCGTCGCCGAGGCGTACTTCCTGGCCGTCGACCGGTTGTCGCCACAGGGGGTCCGGCACAAGGCCTTCCAGGTCGGCGGGGCCCTGATCTCCCTCGGCGTGACCGGCGCGCTGCTCGCGATCCTGCGGCGCAGGGGCTGTGACCTCCGTCGGGTCGCGTACTGGGCCTGGTGTCCGGCCGTAACCGTCGAGGCCGTGAACAACGCGCACGTCGACGTGCTGGGCACGCTCCTCGCGGTCGTCGGCCTCGGCCTCGTCGCCTCCCGGGCGACGGGGCGCCGGGCCGGCGGCGGGCTGCTGCTGGGCGCCGCCGTCGCCACCAAGTTGCTGCCCGCGATCGTCCTGCCGGGCGCCCTGTCGGGCGTCCGCCGGGTCCGGGACGCGGCCGTCGTGCTCCTGCCCGCCGCGGCCTTCACCGCCCTCTCCTACCTGCCGTACGTCCTCCTCTCGCAGGGCTCCGTCCTCGGCTACCTCGGCGGCTACGTACAGGAGGAGGGGTACGAGGACCCGGCGTCCGGGTCCCGCTACGCGCTGCTGCGGCTGGTGCTGCCCGACAGCTGGGCGTTCCCCGTGCTGCTCGTCGCCGTGGCCGGTGTGTGCGTCCACGTGATGTGGCGCGGGGACCCGCGACGGCCCTGGAGCGGGGCCCTGACGGTCGTCGGCTGGTCCTTCGTGCTCCTCACTCCGGGCTACTCCTGGTACGCCCTGCTGCTGATCGCCCTCGTGGCCCTGGACGGTCGTTGGGAATGGCTCGGCGTGGCGCTCGCGGGCGCCGCCGTCTACGTACTGGCCCCGGTCTTCGACCACCGGGCGGCGCTGAGCAACGTCGCCTACGGCGCCGCGGTCGCCCTCGTCCTCGCCGGCACCCTGCTGCGACGCCGCACTTCTGCCGCGCCGCGACAGGGTCTACCGTCACCTGTACGAGGAGGAGGCGGTCGGCGCCGACCGCGCCGGGACCCCTGA
- a CDS encoding sensor histidine kinase: MRDLLLIALYALLGAGAAGLLGAVALRILRRRSIAVSLAVVAAVAVCAMLAGTLTVAWAMFLSSHDLAVVTTVVAMAAAVSLVTALLLGRQVVLRCRELVRAAGEFGEVGTFTAPTVPAPAELTALSRELDRTGARLAASRERERALETSRRELVAWISHDLRTPLAGLRAMSEALEDGLVADPARYHRQMRAEVERLNSMVTDLFELSRIHAGALSLSPTRLSVYDLVGDALAGADALARQHGVHLAGEGVAPLPVEVDGKEMTRVLSNLLVNAIRHTPADGTVAIAAERRAGAVVVSVTDACGGIPEEDLPRVFDTGWRGAPARTPPSGAGLGLAIVRGIVEAHAGQADVHNVPGGCRFELTLPAPV, translated from the coding sequence ATGCGTGACCTGCTGCTCATCGCCCTGTACGCGCTCCTCGGCGCGGGCGCCGCCGGACTCCTCGGAGCGGTGGCCCTGCGGATACTGCGCCGTCGCAGCATCGCCGTCTCCCTCGCGGTCGTGGCGGCCGTCGCGGTCTGCGCGATGCTGGCCGGAACGCTCACCGTGGCATGGGCGATGTTCCTGTCCTCCCACGACCTGGCCGTGGTGACCACCGTCGTCGCGATGGCCGCCGCAGTGTCGCTCGTCACCGCCCTGCTGTTGGGCCGCCAGGTGGTGCTGCGCTGCCGCGAACTCGTGCGCGCGGCGGGCGAGTTCGGAGAGGTGGGAACCTTCACGGCGCCCACCGTGCCCGCCCCCGCCGAACTCACCGCACTGAGCCGGGAACTGGACCGGACCGGCGCGCGTCTCGCCGCCTCCCGCGAACGGGAACGCGCCCTGGAGACCTCACGGCGCGAACTCGTCGCCTGGATCTCGCACGACCTGCGCACCCCCCTCGCCGGCCTGCGCGCCATGTCGGAGGCGCTGGAGGACGGCCTCGTGGCCGATCCCGCCCGCTACCACCGGCAGATGCGCGCCGAGGTGGAACGCCTCAACTCGATGGTCACGGACCTGTTCGAGCTGTCCCGCATCCACGCGGGCGCCCTCAGCCTCAGCCCCACCCGACTGTCCGTCTACGACCTGGTGGGCGACGCGCTGGCGGGCGCCGACGCCCTCGCCCGCCAACACGGCGTTCACCTGGCCGGCGAGGGCGTGGCCCCGCTGCCGGTGGAGGTCGACGGCAAGGAGATGACCCGGGTGCTGTCCAACCTCCTCGTGAACGCCATCCGGCACACCCCGGCCGACGGCACGGTCGCGATCGCCGCCGAACGCCGCGCGGGCGCGGTGGTGGTGTCGGTCACCGACGCCTGCGGCGGCATCCCGGAAGAGGACCTCCCGCGCGTCTTCGACACCGGGTGGCGTGGCGCCCCGGCCCGCACCCCTCCGTCGGGGGCGGGTCTGGGCCTCGCGATCGTCCGGGGCATCGTCGAGGCCCACGCGGGCCAGGCCGACGTCCACAACGTGCCGGGCGGCTGCCGCTTCGAACTGACCCTTCCGGCCCCGGTGTAG
- the nadE gene encoding ammonia-dependent NAD(+) synthetase has translation MSEPASIALQQEIARELEVAEMFEAQREIERRVAFLAERLTSTGLRSLVLGISGGVDSTTAGRLCQLAVERARAAGHESRFHAMRLPYGVQADEHDARLALSFIQADQVLTVDIKPASDAALEASLAAGVEFRDAHHQDFVHGNIKARQRMIAQYAVAGAHDGLVVGTDHAAEAVSGFFTKFGDGAADLVPLTGLTKRRVRAVADALGAPAELVWKTPTADLENLDPGKADEDALGVTYDDIDDFLEGKPVGESTFATIVGRYRLTDHKRRLPVAP, from the coding sequence GTGAGCGAGCCGGCGTCCATCGCCCTGCAGCAGGAGATCGCCCGGGAACTGGAGGTCGCCGAGATGTTCGAGGCCCAGCGGGAGATCGAGCGTCGGGTCGCGTTCCTCGCCGAGCGGCTGACCTCCACCGGTCTGCGTTCCCTGGTGCTCGGCATCAGCGGCGGCGTGGACTCCACCACCGCGGGCCGGCTGTGCCAGCTCGCCGTCGAGCGGGCCAGGGCAGCCGGGCACGAGTCGCGTTTCCACGCGATGCGGCTGCCCTACGGGGTCCAGGCCGACGAGCACGACGCCCGGCTCGCGCTCTCCTTCATCCAGGCCGACCAGGTGCTGACCGTGGACATCAAGCCGGCGAGCGACGCCGCCCTGGAGGCCTCGCTGGCCGCCGGAGTGGAGTTCCGCGACGCCCATCACCAGGACTTCGTGCACGGCAACATCAAGGCCCGGCAACGCATGATCGCCCAGTACGCGGTGGCGGGCGCGCACGACGGCCTGGTCGTCGGCACCGACCACGCCGCGGAGGCGGTCTCGGGGTTCTTCACCAAGTTCGGTGACGGCGCGGCGGACCTGGTCCCGCTGACCGGGCTGACCAAGCGCCGGGTGCGCGCCGTCGCGGACGCGCTGGGCGCGCCCGCCGAACTGGTGTGGAAGACCCCGACGGCCGACCTGGAGAACCTCGACCCGGGCAAGGCCGACGAGGACGCCCTCGGTGTCACCTACGACGACATCGACGACTTCCTGGAGGGCAAGCCGGTTGGCGAGTCGACCTTCGCCACCATCGTCGGGCGCTACCGCCTCACCGACCACAAGCGCCGACTGCCCGTGGCCCCCTGA
- a CDS encoding response regulator transcription factor translates to MVVDDDPTVSEVVAGYLERAGYRVVRAADGPAALRAAQEHRPDLVVLDLMLPGMDGLEVCRRLRAHRDGTPPVPVVMLTARGDEDDRILGLEVGADDYVTKPFSPRELVLRVRSVLRRAASTTAPNAGPALAAAGIAMDPAARRVTKNGSELSLTLREFDLLAYFLGHQGQVCDRERLMREVWGWDFGDLSTVTVHVRRLRGKIEDDPANPQLIRTVWGAGYRFETVPDTARGAAGAPGAPGVLTEDGHA, encoded by the coding sequence ATGGTCGTGGACGACGACCCGACCGTCTCGGAGGTGGTGGCCGGCTACCTGGAAAGGGCCGGATACCGCGTCGTGCGGGCCGCCGACGGCCCGGCCGCGCTCCGCGCCGCGCAGGAGCACCGACCCGACCTGGTCGTCCTCGACCTGATGCTCCCCGGCATGGACGGACTCGAAGTCTGCCGGCGCCTGCGCGCCCACCGGGACGGGACCCCTCCCGTCCCGGTGGTCATGCTGACCGCGCGCGGAGACGAGGACGACCGGATCCTGGGCCTGGAGGTCGGCGCCGACGACTACGTCACGAAGCCCTTCAGTCCGCGCGAGCTGGTCCTGCGCGTACGGTCGGTCCTGCGCCGGGCGGCCTCGACCACCGCCCCGAACGCCGGACCGGCGCTCGCCGCGGCCGGTATCGCCATGGACCCGGCCGCCCGTCGGGTCACCAAGAACGGCAGCGAACTGTCCCTCACCCTCAGGGAGTTCGACCTCCTCGCCTACTTCCTGGGGCACCAGGGCCAGGTCTGCGACCGGGAGCGGCTGATGCGCGAGGTCTGGGGATGGGACTTCGGCGACCTGTCCACGGTCACCGTCCACGTCCGCCGACTGCGCGGCAAGATCGAGGACGACCCGGCGAATCCGCAGCTGATCAGGACCGTGTGGGGAGCCGGGTACCGCTTCGAAACGGTCCCCGACACCGCGCGCGGCGCGGCGGGTGCCCCGGGTGCCCCGGGTGTCCTGACGGAGGACGGCCATGCGTGA
- a CDS encoding molybdopterin-dependent oxidoreductase, whose translation MRFTLPPGPPITFRARLHDARTATAIGRWLALAFVVCFATGVLSHFLQHPPGWLADHLPSRPYWGYRLTQGLHVASGIAAIPLLLAKLWAVYPRLFAWPPVRSVLHALERLSVAVLVAAALFQLFTGLLNTFQWYPWPFNFVPVHYAVAWVVMGALLLHVAVQWPRIRDHFTLDSPGTLSLPEADGPNRRQLLVGVTAAVGAVTITTVGQSVTALGRLVLFAPRSPAYGVQGLPVNRTAAAARVTEASLADWRLTVHGPRPFALTLDELNALPQHEVTLPIACVEGWSKSAHWTGVRVRDLLERAGGGPGSRARVVSLEAAGAYRVMDMGRLYAQDPLTLLALRLNGEVLSLDHGYPARIIAPNRPGVLQTKWVGRLEVVR comes from the coding sequence ATGCGTTTCACTCTGCCCCCGGGGCCGCCGATCACCTTCAGGGCGCGGCTCCACGACGCCCGCACCGCGACCGCGATCGGCCGATGGCTGGCCCTGGCCTTCGTCGTCTGCTTCGCGACCGGTGTGCTGAGCCACTTCCTCCAACACCCTCCGGGATGGCTCGCGGACCATCTGCCGAGCCGCCCGTACTGGGGCTACCGGCTGACCCAGGGCCTGCACGTGGCCTCGGGCATCGCCGCGATCCCGCTGCTGCTCGCGAAGCTGTGGGCGGTCTACCCGCGGCTGTTCGCGTGGCCGCCCGTACGGTCCGTCCTGCACGCGCTGGAGCGCCTGTCGGTGGCGGTGCTGGTCGCCGCCGCCCTCTTCCAGCTCTTCACCGGCCTGCTGAACACGTTCCAGTGGTATCCGTGGCCGTTCAACTTCGTGCCCGTCCACTACGCCGTCGCCTGGGTCGTCATGGGCGCCCTGCTGCTGCACGTCGCGGTGCAATGGCCCCGGATCCGGGACCACTTCACCCTCGATTCCCCCGGCACGCTGTCCCTGCCCGAGGCCGACGGACCGAACCGGCGGCAGCTGTTGGTCGGGGTCACCGCCGCGGTGGGAGCGGTCACGATCACGACCGTCGGGCAGTCGGTGACCGCGCTCGGCCGGCTGGTGCTGTTCGCCCCCCGCAGCCCGGCGTACGGAGTGCAGGGACTGCCGGTGAACCGCACGGCCGCGGCCGCGCGCGTCACCGAGGCCTCGCTCGCCGACTGGCGCCTGACCGTCCACGGACCCCGCCCGTTCGCCCTGACCCTGGACGAACTCAACGCCCTGCCCCAACACGAGGTGACGCTGCCCATCGCCTGCGTCGAGGGGTGGAGCAAGTCGGCCCACTGGACGGGGGTACGGGTCCGCGACCTGCTGGAGCGGGCGGGAGGCGGCCCCGGCTCGCGGGCCCGCGTGGTGTCGCTGGAGGCGGCGGGCGCCTACCGGGTCATGGACATGGGGCGCCTGTACGCGCAGGACCCCCTCACCCTGCTCGCCCTGCGGCTCAACGGCGAGGTGCTCTCCCTGGACCACGGCTACCCCGCCCGGATCATCGCCCCCAACCGGCCGGGCGTCCTGCAGACCAAGTGGGTCGGCCGACTGGAGGTCGTGCGATGA
- a CDS encoding universal stress protein codes for MRGRVVVGTGGSLGSLTALHRAATEARVRDAELWVVLAWQPPGGGPAARCAGGPAVLDGCRSAAVERLREILDRAFGARPPGVTLAGLAARGTPGAALVDAVADPGDLLVVGTGTRAPVLRALRPSVARYCLAHAPCPVLVVPPGPLRADLESVRRRRRWRMPIDARELTGSP; via the coding sequence GTGCGAGGACGCGTCGTGGTGGGGACCGGCGGATCCCTGGGGAGCCTGACCGCGCTGCACCGGGCGGCGACGGAGGCCCGGGTACGGGACGCGGAGCTGTGGGTCGTCCTGGCCTGGCAACCACCCGGCGGCGGGCCGGCCGCGCGCTGCGCAGGCGGCCCGGCGGTGCTCGACGGCTGCCGCTCCGCGGCGGTCGAACGCCTGCGGGAGATCCTCGACCGCGCCTTCGGGGCCCGCCCGCCGGGGGTCACCCTGGCCGGACTGGCCGCGCGCGGCACACCCGGCGCCGCACTGGTGGACGCGGTCGCGGATCCCGGGGACCTGCTCGTCGTCGGTACCGGCACCCGGGCTCCGGTGCTCCGCGCGCTGCGGCCCTCGGTGGCCCGGTACTGCCTGGCGCACGCGCCCTGCCCCGTCCTGGTGGTGCCGCCCGGCCCGCTCCGGGCCGACCTGGAGTCCGTACGCCGGCGGCGCAGGTGGCGGATGCCGATCGACGCGCGCGAGCTGACGGGGAGCCCGTGA
- a CDS encoding VOC family protein, with protein MIAKLQCVVLDCADVVELSRFYQSLLGGVVNQPDPRWSLDDDWATLHAEGGFVLAFQRVEDHQPPRWPDPARPQQFHLDLGVANLDQAQREVLDRGATLLDEGDGTRSWRVFADPAGHPFCLVRE; from the coding sequence ATGATCGCCAAGCTGCAGTGTGTGGTGTTGGACTGCGCCGATGTCGTCGAGCTGTCCCGGTTCTACCAGTCGCTCCTCGGCGGCGTGGTGAACCAGCCGGATCCCCGGTGGTCGCTCGACGACGACTGGGCGACGCTCCACGCCGAGGGCGGGTTCGTGCTCGCCTTCCAACGGGTGGAAGACCATCAGCCGCCGCGGTGGCCGGACCCCGCCCGTCCCCAGCAGTTCCACCTCGACCTGGGGGTCGCGAACCTGGACCAGGCCCAGCGGGAGGTGCTCGATCGGGGCGCCACACTGCTGGACGAGGGGGACGGAACGCGGAGTTGGCGCGTCTTCGCGGATCCGGCGGGACACCCGTTCTGCCTCGTCCGCGAGTGA
- a CDS encoding glycosyltransferase family 2 protein: MTESACAPPRADLVLPCLDEAEALPWVLARVPAGWRAIVVDNGSTDGSADIARALGATVVHEPRRGFGAACHAGLLAARADLVCFCDCDGSLDPGLLAPMAARIAAGETDLLLGRRRPRGRGAWPVHARAGNLALARMLRRRTGLRLHDLGPMRVARREALLDLALTDRRSGYPLQMVVRAADAGWRVSETDVPYLPRSGKSKVTGTWRGTWQAVHDMRRVLDEAPDARCAPGEGVAA, from the coding sequence GTGACTGAATCTGCCTGTGCACCGCCCCGCGCGGACCTCGTACTGCCGTGCCTCGACGAGGCGGAGGCCCTGCCCTGGGTGCTGGCCCGCGTGCCTGCCGGCTGGCGGGCCATCGTCGTCGACAACGGTTCCACCGACGGCTCCGCCGACATCGCCCGCGCCCTCGGGGCCACGGTCGTCCACGAGCCCCGACGCGGGTTCGGGGCCGCCTGCCACGCCGGACTGTTGGCCGCGCGTGCCGACCTGGTCTGCTTCTGCGACTGCGACGGCTCCCTCGATCCCGGGCTGCTCGCCCCCATGGCGGCCCGGATCGCCGCCGGCGAGACGGACCTGCTGCTCGGCCGGCGCCGGCCGCGGGGCCGCGGTGCGTGGCCGGTCCATGCCAGGGCCGGCAACCTCGCGCTCGCCCGGATGCTGCGCCGCCGCACCGGCCTGCGACTGCACGACCTCGGTCCGATGCGCGTCGCGCGCCGCGAGGCCCTGCTCGACCTGGCCCTGACCGACCGCCGCAGCGGGTACCCGCTCCAGATGGTCGTGCGGGCCGCAGACGCGGGATGGCGGGTGAGCGAGACGGACGTCCCCTACCTGCCCCGCTCGGGCAAGTCCAAGGTCACCGGGACCTGGCGGGGCACCTGGCAGGCCGTGCACGACATGCGGCGGGTCCTGGACGAGGCCCCCGACGCCCGCTGCGCACCGGGTGAGGGGGTCGCCGCGTGA